The window GAGATCCCGACGGCCCCGACGAGCTCCGGCGGCGCGTCCGGGCCGCGCTCGCCCAGCCACTTGAGGAGCACGTTCCCGCCGAGCGAGACCCCGGCGGCGCCGATGCGGATCCCGGGTTCCCGCTCGACGAGGGACCGGACGACCGCGTCGAGATCCCCGGTGTCGCCCGAGTGATAGAAGCGCGGAAGCCGGTTCAGCTCGCCGCTGCAGGAGCGGAAATTGAGCGCGACCCCGCGCCAGCCGCGATCGGCCGCCGCGCGGAACAGCCCCGTGACGTAGTGGGAGCGGGCCGAGCCCTCCAGGCCGTGAAGGACGAGCAGGAGCGGCTGCCCCGGCGCGCCGTCGGCCCAATCCAGATCGACGAAGTCGCCGTCGCCGGTCGGGACGCGCTCGCGCGAGAGGGGCAGGCGCGCGCGGCGGAAGAGCGGACCCCACACCGTTTGCAGGTGCCGGCTCCGACACCACCAGGAGGGCCGGAAGGACGGCGGCTCGCCGGGGCCGACCTCGTCTCCGAGCCAGACGGACGTCGGAGCCCGTAGGGTCAATCGCGCACCGCGTGAAGCCTCACCCTCACGC of the Candidatus Methylomirabilota bacterium genome contains:
- a CDS encoding alpha/beta fold hydrolase; its protein translation is MTLRAPTSVWLGDEVGPGEPPSFRPSWWCRSRHLQTVWGPLFRRARLPLSRERVPTGDGDFVDLDWADGAPGQPLLLVLHGLEGSARSHYVTGLFRAAADRGWRGVALNFRSCSGELNRLPRFYHSGDTGDLDAVVRSLVEREPGIRIGAAGVSLGGNVLLKWLGERGPDAPPELVGAVGISVPFDLASCARRLDRGLARVVYTANFLRTLRRKVRLKADVYPGFVDLTAVRRARTFAEYDRAVTAPLHGFADERDYWTRASSGPYLGRIRRPTLLINALDDPLVPAESLPDPTTLPAAVRVEVPRRGGHAGFIDGRWRGRASSWAERRAVEFLGHCAGTVC